A single genomic interval of Psychroserpens sp. NJDZ02 harbors:
- a CDS encoding RNA polymerase sigma factor RpoD/SigA, whose product MRQLKITKQVTNRETASLDKYLQEIGKVDLITADEEVELAQRIKAGDQVALEKLTKANLRFVVSVAKQYQNQGLTLPDLINEGNLGLIKAGQRFDETRGFKFISYAVWWIRQSILQALAEQSRIVRLPLNKIGSINKINKTFAFLEQAHERPPSPEEIAKELDMTINDVKESMKNSGRHVSMDAPLVEGEDSNLYDVLNSGESPNPDRDLLHESLRTEIERALETLTPREADVIRLYFGLGNQHPMTLEEIGETFDLTRERVRQIKEKAIRRLKHTSRSKILKTYLG is encoded by the coding sequence ATGAGACAACTTAAAATTACCAAACAGGTTACTAACCGTGAGACCGCATCCTTAGATAAGTATCTACAGGAGATTGGAAAAGTTGACCTAATTACTGCAGATGAAGAGGTAGAATTAGCACAACGCATCAAGGCTGGAGATCAAGTAGCACTTGAAAAACTGACTAAAGCTAACTTACGTTTTGTGGTATCTGTAGCCAAACAATACCAAAATCAAGGATTAACACTTCCTGATTTAATTAATGAAGGTAACTTAGGATTAATTAAAGCTGGACAGCGTTTTGATGAAACGCGTGGTTTTAAATTTATATCTTATGCGGTATGGTGGATTAGACAGTCTATTTTACAAGCATTAGCGGAGCAATCTAGAATTGTACGTTTACCGTTAAATAAGATTGGATCTATTAATAAAATAAACAAAACTTTTGCTTTCTTGGAACAAGCGCATGAGCGTCCACCAAGTCCAGAAGAAATTGCTAAGGAATTAGACATGACTATTAACGATGTTAAAGAGTCAATGAAAAATTCTGGTCGTCACGTCAGTATGGATGCGCCTTTAGTAGAAGGTGAAGATTCTAACTTATATGATGTCTTAAACTCTGGTGAATCACCAAATCCAGATCGTGATTTATTACACGAATCTTTACGTACAGAAATTGAGCGTGCCTTAGAAACACTAACGCCACGTGAAGCTGATGTTATCAGATTATACTTTGGTTTAGGTAATCAACACCCAATGACTTTAGAAGAAATTGGTGAAACATTTGACTTAACTAGAGAGCGTGTTAGACAAATTAAAGAAAAAGCTATTCGTAGATTAAAACATACGTCTAGAAGTAAAATATTAAAAACATACTTAGGATAA
- a CDS encoding BLUF domain-containing protein produces the protein MLKTICYTSDANKALQLLEFEALFNQTQLKNDSHNITGFLVKRDDVFFQVLEGNPIIIDTVYEDIKKDYRHTNITEFLNTSIPRLSFKTFDIGYSVIKNLDTLYSLQQFVANLNQQKHENSPLFLEIIEGLLSDH, from the coding sequence ATGTTAAAAACAATTTGTTATACAAGCGATGCAAATAAAGCATTGCAACTTTTAGAATTTGAAGCTTTATTTAATCAAACACAATTAAAAAACGACAGTCATAATATAACAGGTTTTTTAGTCAAGAGAGATGATGTGTTTTTTCAGGTATTGGAAGGTAATCCTATTATTATAGATACGGTTTACGAGGATATTAAAAAAGATTATAGACATACCAATATTACTGAGTTTTTAAATACCTCTATTCCACGTTTAAGCTTTAAAACATTTGACATCGGCTATTCTGTCATTAAAAATCTTGATACACTTTATAGTCTACAACAGTTTGTTGCTAATTTAAACCAGCAAAAACATGAAAACAGCCCATTGTTTTTAGAAATAATTGAAGGGCTATTAAGCGACCACTAA
- the rpe gene encoding ribulose-phosphate 3-epimerase: MSSKLIAPSMLAADFGNLQRDTEMVNNSDADWFHIDVMDGHFVPNISYGMPVIAAIKKHAKKPLDVHLMIEKPERYIEEFAKVGADIITVHHESTVHLHRTLRQIKDAGCKAGIVLNLTTPVSVLEDILPECYMVLLMSINPGFGGQKFEEITYQKVRKLRKMIDDQGLDTLIEIDGGVTDKNIKKLVDAGANVFVAGSHVFKSDNQPETIKNLKTLANS, encoded by the coding sequence ATGTCTTCAAAATTAATTGCCCCGTCAATGCTTGCTGCCGATTTTGGTAACCTGCAACGCGATACAGAAATGGTAAATAACAGTGATGCCGATTGGTTTCATATTGATGTTATGGATGGTCACTTTGTACCAAATATATCTTATGGTATGCCTGTAATTGCTGCCATAAAAAAACATGCTAAAAAACCTTTAGATGTTCATTTAATGATTGAAAAACCTGAGCGCTATATTGAGGAGTTTGCAAAGGTTGGTGCAGATATAATTACTGTACATCATGAGTCTACAGTCCATTTACATCGTACTTTAAGACAAATTAAAGATGCAGGCTGTAAAGCAGGTATTGTGCTAAACTTAACCACGCCCGTATCTGTTCTGGAAGATATTTTACCAGAATGTTATATGGTATTATTAATGTCTATTAACCCTGGATTTGGTGGACAGAAATTTGAAGAGATTACCTACCAAAAAGTTCGTAAACTGCGTAAAATGATTGATGATCAAGGTTTAGATACGCTTATAGAGATCGATGGTGGTGTTACTGACAAAAACATAAAAAAACTGGTTGATGCAGGTGCCAATGTTTTTGTTGCTGGAAGTCACGTTTTTAAAAGTGACAATCAGCCAGAAACAATAAAAAATCTAAAAACATTAGCTAACAGTTAA
- a CDS encoding HPP family protein: protein MTKNVIALNKTDDLEQAEKLFKAHNIRHIPVVSGDQIIGMLSYTDLLRISFADAAEDYAVDVESVVYNMFTIEQVMAKNLISVSSSTTIKEVAELLAKKEFHALPVVDNNVLVGIVTTTDLINYLIKQF from the coding sequence ATGACCAAAAATGTCATTGCTTTAAATAAAACAGACGATTTAGAACAAGCAGAAAAATTATTTAAAGCACATAACATAAGGCATATTCCTGTGGTTAGTGGTGATCAGATAATAGGGATGTTAAGCTATACAGACTTACTCAGAATCAGTTTTGCAGATGCTGCAGAGGATTATGCTGTAGATGTAGAAAGTGTAGTCTATAATATGTTTACCATCGAACAGGTCATGGCAAAAAACCTAATAAGTGTATCAAGTAGTACAACTATAAAAGAAGTGGCAGAATTACTAGCCAAAAAAGAATTTCATGCATTGCCTGTTGTAGATAATAATGTTTTGGTTGGTATTGTTACTACAACAGATCTAATTAATTACTTAATCAAACAGTTTTAG
- a CDS encoding zinc-dependent peptidase → MLLEVETKLEENPVVIEYVTNIGIILLAIFITIISLIWCFKLIESIYIDYIGGKPLFRHFYFRVRDLKSNQKRILESQFKFYNTLGIKERRYFRHRVHKFLSITEFVGKEGVIITDQHRVLVAATAIMLTFGYRDYAIRLVDKILVYPASFYSNLDKTYHKGHFNPGFRAVIFSWEDFLIGYKIEDDNLNLGIHEFIHALHLSYLKAEYKNEVTAYLFLSGLEAVVDYINSNEVCKNKIRNSDYFREYAFENDFEFVAVLIESFIETPSEFKTQFPEIYNKVKQMLNFNFKGY, encoded by the coding sequence ATGCTGTTAGAAGTTGAGACTAAATTAGAAGAAAATCCCGTGGTAATTGAGTATGTTACTAATATTGGGATTATTTTATTGGCTATTTTTATTACTATTATAAGCTTGATTTGGTGCTTTAAATTAATAGAAAGCATCTATATCGATTATATCGGTGGTAAGCCTTTATTTCGTCATTTTTATTTTCGAGTTAGAGATTTAAAATCGAATCAAAAAAGAATTCTTGAAAGTCAGTTTAAATTCTATAATACACTTGGCATTAAGGAGCGACGCTATTTTAGACATCGCGTTCACAAATTTTTGAGTATCACAGAATTTGTCGGAAAAGAAGGTGTCATAATAACAGATCAACATCGTGTTTTGGTTGCTGCAACAGCAATAATGCTAACCTTTGGTTATCGGGATTATGCAATAAGGTTAGTTGATAAGATCTTAGTATACCCAGCTAGTTTTTATTCTAATCTTGATAAGACGTATCATAAAGGGCACTTTAATCCAGGTTTTAGAGCTGTAATATTTTCATGGGAAGATTTTTTAATAGGATATAAAATTGAAGATGATAATTTAAATTTAGGTATTCATGAGTTTATTCACGCCTTACATTTAAGTTATTTAAAAGCCGAATATAAAAATGAAGTCACTGCATATTTATTTTTAAGTGGGCTAGAAGCCGTAGTTGATTATATCAATTCCAATGAGGTGTGTAAAAACAAGATTAGAAACTCTGATTATTTTAGAGAGTATGCTTTTGAAAATGATTTTGAATTTGTAGCTGTACTTATCGAGAGCTTTATTGAAACGCCAAGCGAATTTAAAACCCAATTTCCGGAAATTTACAATAAAGTAAAGCAAATGCTTAACTTTAATTTTAAAGGGTATTAA
- a CDS encoding glycerol-3-phosphate dehydrogenase/oxidase, translated as MFNREALVNQIKTNFNWDVIIIGGGATGLGVALDAATRGYKTLLLEQVDFAKGTSSRSTKLVHGGVRYLAQGNVDLVREALYERGLMMKNASHLVSKQSFIIPNYNWFDSVFYTIGLKVYDFLSGKLSFGKSTRINKRDTMSRLATLKNDKLKGGVVYYDGQFDDARLAVNMAQSCIENGATVLNHFKVKTLLKNNKGKVDGVVASDGESGLDYKLKATVVINATGVFSDEVLKMDDVSARTSIKPSQGVHLVFDKSYLPGDDAIMIPKTDDGRVLFLVPWHDRVVVGTTDTLVDNHSLEPQALDEEINFILQTANKYLNKKVSKKDVLSIFAGLRPLAAPKDNSTKTKEISRSHKIIVAKSGLITITGGKWTTYRRMAQDTINKVIALKKLSKVKCKTKDLLIHGANGTVDRSNHLYIYGTDQKHIADLITDHPEWSVRLHPRLEFTKAEVVWAVRNEMARTIEDVLARRVRVLFLDAKAAIEIAPMVGELIRVELQQTSEWKAKQISDFVTMAQEYVLK; from the coding sequence ATGTTTAATAGAGAAGCTTTAGTAAATCAAATAAAAACGAACTTTAATTGGGACGTCATTATAATTGGTGGTGGTGCAACAGGTTTGGGAGTTGCATTAGATGCTGCAACAAGAGGTTATAAAACCTTATTGTTAGAACAGGTGGACTTTGCAAAAGGAACTTCTAGCCGAAGTACAAAGCTAGTACATGGTGGTGTTAGATATTTGGCACAAGGTAATGTGGACTTAGTGCGTGAGGCTTTGTATGAAAGAGGCTTGATGATGAAAAATGCTTCTCATTTAGTAAGTAAACAATCTTTTATTATACCTAATTATAATTGGTTTGACTCTGTTTTTTATACTATTGGATTAAAAGTATATGATTTTTTATCTGGTAAATTAAGTTTTGGTAAATCCACAAGGATTAATAAACGGGACACAATGTCTAGGTTGGCAACCTTAAAAAACGACAAATTAAAAGGCGGTGTAGTGTATTACGATGGACAATTTGATGATGCTAGACTAGCCGTTAATATGGCGCAAAGTTGTATTGAAAACGGTGCAACTGTTTTAAACCATTTTAAGGTAAAAACGTTGCTTAAAAATAACAAAGGGAAAGTTGATGGAGTTGTAGCAAGCGATGGTGAGTCGGGACTAGATTATAAGCTAAAAGCAACCGTTGTAATTAATGCAACAGGCGTGTTTTCTGATGAGGTATTAAAAATGGACGATGTTAGTGCTAGAACCTCTATAAAGCCTAGTCAAGGGGTTCATTTGGTTTTTGATAAGTCGTATTTACCCGGTGATGATGCCATTATGATTCCTAAAACGGACGATGGTCGTGTTTTGTTTTTAGTACCCTGGCATGATAGGGTAGTAGTAGGTACAACCGATACGTTGGTTGATAATCATAGTTTAGAACCGCAAGCTTTAGATGAAGAAATTAATTTTATCCTACAAACAGCTAATAAGTATTTAAATAAAAAGGTAAGCAAAAAAGATGTGCTTAGTATTTTTGCTGGACTCAGACCGCTGGCAGCGCCAAAGGATAATTCTACAAAAACAAAAGAAATTTCAAGAAGCCATAAAATTATTGTGGCAAAGTCTGGGTTAATTACAATTACTGGTGGAAAATGGACTACTTATAGACGCATGGCTCAGGATACTATTAATAAAGTAATAGCACTTAAAAAGTTATCAAAAGTAAAATGTAAAACAAAAGATTTGCTAATACATGGCGCAAATGGGACAGTCGATAGATCCAATCATTTATATATTTATGGTACAGATCAAAAACATATTGCAGATTTAATTACAGATCATCCGGAATGGTCAGTGCGTTTACATCCACGTTTAGAATTTACAAAAGCAGAAGTTGTTTGGGCTGTAAGAAATGAAATGGCAAGAACTATTGAGGACGTATTGGCAAGACGTGTCCGCGTTTTGTTTTTAGATGCTAAAGCGGCAATCGAAATTGCACCAATGGTTGGAGAGCTTATCAGAGTAGAATTACAGCAAACATCAGAATGGAAAGCGAAGCAAATCTCAGACTTTGTTACTATGGCACAAGAGTATGTTTTAAAATAA
- a CDS encoding GatB/YqeY domain-containing protein, with protein MSLSTDLMTALKEAMKSKNTVALTALRAVKSEILLAQTESGAKQELTEEQELKILQKQVKQRKDSAAIFLEQNREDLAAPELAEAEVISQFLPEAMSEEDVTKVVEAVIAKTGAAGMKDMGKVMGMVSGQLAGKADGKTISNIVKAKLS; from the coding sequence ATGAGTTTATCTACAGACCTAATGACTGCCTTAAAGGAGGCAATGAAAAGTAAAAATACAGTAGCACTAACAGCTTTAAGAGCGGTTAAATCGGAAATATTATTAGCGCAGACAGAAAGTGGCGCAAAACAAGAATTAACAGAAGAGCAAGAGCTTAAAATACTTCAAAAGCAAGTTAAGCAACGTAAAGATAGTGCAGCAATATTTTTAGAGCAAAATCGTGAAGATTTAGCAGCTCCAGAATTGGCAGAAGCAGAAGTTATTTCTCAGTTTTTACCGGAAGCTATGAGCGAGGAAGACGTGACTAAAGTTGTTGAGGCAGTGATTGCTAAAACAGGAGCGGCGGGTATGAAAGATATGGGTAAAGTTATGGGAATGGTTAGTGGTCAATTAGCAGGTAAGGCTGATGGAAAAACGATATCTAATATTGTAAAAGCAAAATTGTCATAA
- the ftsZ gene encoding cell division protein FtsZ, with translation MSSNNEFENISFDLPKNQSNVIKVIGVGGGGSNAINHMFLQGIKGVDFVICNTDAQALQNSGVPNKIQLGLNLTEGLGAGANPDVGEQSAVESFDDLQRMLDTNTKMIFITAGMGGGTGTGAAPIIAKMAKDLDILTVGIVTMPFQFEGKMRNEQAQEGIERLRKEVDSLVVINNNKLREVYGNLGFKAGFSKADEVLSTAARGIAEVITHHYTQNIDLRDAKTVLSNSGTAIMGSASASGQNRAHEAISKALDSPLLNDNKITGAKNVLLLIVSGAQEITIDEIGEINDHIQNEAGHGANIIMGVGEDDNLEESISVTIIATGFDVEQQNEISNTETKKVIHALEDDHNVEQDLNKEKEETPAVILPTIELEVKKEAPKAVVHTLDLEEDTDDQLSAFEMAQVNKQRTVNYQDLDLIPTSEFIKNIDVNYSEVDVIVDETEEFTITDTSVNNIEVAKVEEEKKQQITLSFDLPLSEPVIETAEIEERPVVMNLSDDVNNITVNDFVEIVPVTENTEKGEVRYALDDYEEVDSVINKVAEPKVDKEVVFERKVVENDEVNADADADVDPMNTPISELLKSRADERRKKMKNFNHKFNSSKIEDIEKIPAYKRQGLELDDRQHSSDNSISRTSLGVDDNDDIQLRSNNSFLHDNVD, from the coding sequence ATGAGCAGCAACAACGAATTCGAAAATATATCTTTTGATCTTCCTAAAAATCAATCTAATGTCATTAAAGTCATTGGTGTCGGTGGGGGAGGAAGTAACGCAATCAACCACATGTTCCTTCAGGGAATTAAAGGGGTAGATTTTGTTATTTGTAATACAGATGCACAAGCACTACAAAATAGTGGTGTGCCAAATAAAATCCAATTAGGTCTTAACTTAACAGAAGGACTTGGTGCAGGGGCTAATCCAGATGTTGGAGAGCAATCTGCAGTGGAGAGTTTTGATGACTTGCAACGCATGCTAGACACCAATACCAAAATGATTTTTATCACCGCAGGTATGGGTGGAGGAACAGGTACAGGAGCAGCACCAATTATTGCTAAAATGGCTAAGGATTTAGACATTTTAACCGTTGGTATTGTAACCATGCCTTTTCAGTTTGAAGGAAAAATGCGTAACGAACAAGCTCAGGAAGGGATTGAGAGATTACGTAAAGAAGTAGATTCTTTAGTTGTAATCAATAACAATAAACTTCGTGAAGTATATGGTAACCTTGGTTTTAAAGCTGGGTTCTCTAAAGCGGATGAAGTATTATCTACTGCAGCACGTGGTATCGCAGAAGTTATAACGCATCACTACACGCAAAACATTGATTTACGTGATGCTAAAACAGTGCTAAGTAATAGTGGAACTGCTATTATGGGATCTGCGTCTGCGTCTGGTCAAAACCGTGCACATGAAGCGATTTCTAAAGCATTAGATTCACCTTTATTAAATGATAATAAAATTACTGGAGCCAAAAACGTATTGTTGCTAATCGTTTCTGGAGCTCAAGAAATTACTATTGATGAAATAGGAGAAATCAATGATCATATTCAGAATGAAGCTGGTCATGGTGCGAATATTATTATGGGTGTTGGTGAGGATGATAATTTAGAAGAATCAATTTCTGTAACTATTATTGCTACAGGCTTTGATGTCGAGCAACAAAATGAAATTTCAAATACCGAAACAAAAAAAGTGATTCACGCTTTGGAAGATGACCATAATGTGGAGCAAGATTTAAATAAAGAAAAAGAGGAAACACCTGCGGTTATTTTACCAACGATAGAGCTAGAGGTTAAAAAAGAAGCGCCTAAAGCAGTGGTTCATACTTTAGATTTAGAAGAAGATACCGATGATCAGTTGTCTGCTTTTGAAATGGCACAGGTCAATAAGCAAAGAACTGTAAATTATCAAGATTTGGATTTAATTCCGACTAGTGAGTTTATCAAAAATATAGATGTTAACTATTCTGAAGTGGATGTTATTGTAGACGAAACAGAGGAGTTTACTATTACTGATACCAGTGTTAATAATATTGAAGTTGCTAAAGTAGAAGAAGAAAAGAAGCAACAAATAACATTAAGTTTTGATTTACCATTATCAGAGCCTGTAATCGAAACTGCCGAAATAGAAGAACGTCCTGTTGTTATGAATCTGTCAGATGATGTTAACAATATAACAGTTAATGATTTTGTTGAAATTGTTCCGGTAACAGAAAATACAGAAAAAGGAGAAGTTAGATATGCGCTTGATGATTATGAAGAGGTAGATTCGGTAATTAATAAAGTAGCAGAACCTAAAGTTGATAAAGAAGTCGTTTTTGAAAGAAAAGTGGTTGAAAATGATGAGGTAAACGCCGATGCCGATGCTGATGTGGATCCAATGAATACACCTATTTCAGAATTACTTAAAAGTAGAGCTGACGAGCGAAGAAAAAAAATGAAGAATTTTAATCATAAATTCAATAGCTCAAAAATTGAAGATATAGAAAAGATTCCTGCTTATAAGCGTCAAGGATTAGAGTTGGATGATAGACAACATTCTTCAGACAATAGCATTTCTAGAACCTCATTAGGTGTTGATGACAATGATGATATACAATTAAGAAGTAACAATTCTTTTTTACATGATAATGTAGATTAG
- the ftsA gene encoding cell division protein FtsA: MEQNIAVGLDLGTTKIVAMIGRKNDYGKVEILGIGKSKSLGIHRGVVNNITQTIQSIQLAIQEAEAAASFKIDGVTVGIAGQHIRSLQHSDYITRPDSETVIDEDDIDRLINQVHKLVMLPGEEIIHVLPQEYKIDGQAEIKEPIGMYGGRLEANFHVVVGQVSSIRNIGRCVQSAGLSLDGITLEPLASANAVLSQEEKEAGVALIDIGGGTTDLAIFRDGIIRHTAVIPFGGNVITEDIKEGCSIIEKQAELLKIKFGSAWPGENKDNEIVSIPGLRGRDPKEITLKNLSKIIHARVVEIIEQVYVEIKNYGHEEQKKKLIAGIVLTGGGSQLKHLKQLVEYITGMDTRIGYPNEHLAGDSDDAITSPLFATAVGLVMDGLKRQDRKKAEAIIEEEIQALEEAVEETPEIEQIEPPKKQRKSFLDTLTERVKDFLDNAE; encoded by the coding sequence ATGGAACAGAACATTGCAGTAGGACTAGATTTAGGAACCACAAAGATTGTGGCTATGATTGGTCGTAAAAACGATTATGGTAAAGTTGAAATTTTAGGTATTGGTAAGTCTAAAAGTTTAGGTATCCATCGTGGTGTTGTTAATAATATAACGCAGACTATACAATCTATACAGTTGGCTATTCAAGAAGCAGAAGCTGCAGCATCATTTAAGATTGATGGTGTAACGGTTGGTATTGCTGGGCAACATATTAGAAGTTTACAACATAGTGATTATATCACTAGACCTGATAGCGAAACTGTTATTGATGAGGACGATATAGATCGTTTGATTAATCAAGTACATAAATTGGTAATGTTGCCTGGAGAAGAGATTATCCACGTGCTGCCTCAAGAATATAAAATTGACGGTCAAGCCGAAATAAAAGAACCAATAGGGATGTATGGTGGACGTTTGGAAGCTAATTTTCATGTCGTTGTTGGACAAGTATCGTCTATTAGAAACATTGGGCGTTGTGTACAAAGTGCAGGATTAAGTTTAGATGGTATTACTTTAGAACCTTTAGCGAGTGCCAATGCGGTTTTAAGTCAAGAGGAAAAAGAAGCAGGTGTAGCGTTAATTGATATAGGAGGAGGAACAACGGATTTAGCCATTTTTAGAGATGGTATTATCCGTCATACCGCAGTCATTCCTTTTGGAGGAAACGTGATAACGGAAGATATTAAAGAAGGGTGTTCAATAATAGAGAAACAAGCCGAATTACTTAAAATTAAGTTTGGAAGCGCATGGCCAGGAGAAAATAAAGATAACGAGATTGTGTCTATTCCCGGTTTAAGGGGGCGTGACCCAAAGGAGATTACCTTAAAAAACTTGTCTAAAATAATACATGCAAGAGTTGTAGAGATTATTGAGCAAGTGTACGTAGAGATAAAAAACTACGGACATGAAGAACAAAAAAAGAAACTAATAGCTGGTATTGTTTTAACTGGTGGAGGAAGCCAATTAAAACACCTTAAGCAATTAGTAGAGTATATTACGGGTATGGATACTAGAATAGGGTATCCAAACGAGCATTTAGCAGGAGATAGTGACGACGCTATAACAAGTCCATTATTTGCCACAGCAGTTGGTTTAGTGATGGATGGTCTAAAACGTCAAGATCGTAAAAAAGCGGAAGCTATAATTGAAGAAGAGATTCAGGCACTTGAAGAAGCAGTCGAAGAAACTCCAGAAATAGAACAAATAGAGCCACCTAAAAAACAACGTAAGTCGTTTTTAGATACGTTAACAGAAAGAGTAAAAGACTTTTTGGATAACGCAGAATAA
- a CDS encoding cell division protein FtsQ/DivIB → MAVLLGLVVFLYAFSSVRNAKRIVSKPHVEFIGNKNLFITHEDVSKLLIQNQHYATNESKEILDLNVLETTLNENPIVEFADVYVSVSGDLIAKVKQKMPIARVVSSTSFYVDSNGGYMPLSKNYTERVPIVTGFVDKKDLIRIHEIATKIQNDEFLKKHVVQIQQNKNNTIDLKLRQCSFVVKIGDLEQLDKKINNLKAFYLKATKDKTLNNYNTVNLQFGSQVVCTKA, encoded by the coding sequence ATGGCAGTACTACTAGGTTTAGTAGTGTTTTTGTATGCGTTTTCTTCAGTAAGAAATGCTAAAAGGATCGTATCAAAGCCACATGTCGAGTTTATAGGTAATAAAAACTTATTTATTACGCATGAGGATGTTAGTAAGTTGTTAATACAAAATCAGCATTATGCTACCAACGAGTCTAAAGAAATTTTAGATTTGAATGTTTTGGAAACGACTCTAAATGAAAACCCAATTGTCGAGTTTGCAGATGTTTATGTTAGTGTGTCTGGAGATTTAATAGCTAAGGTAAAACAAAAAATGCCTATTGCCAGAGTCGTATCTAGTACCTCTTTTTATGTAGATAGTAATGGTGGTTATATGCCATTGTCAAAAAACTATACAGAACGTGTTCCAATCGTGACCGGTTTTGTGGATAAAAAGGACTTGATTAGGATTCATGAAATAGCAACAAAAATTCAAAATGACGAATTTTTGAAAAAACATGTGGTACAAATTCAACAAAACAAGAATAATACTATAGATCTTAAGTTAAGACAGTGTAGTTTTGTAGTCAAAATAGGTGATTTAGAACAATTGGATAAAAAGATCAATAATCTAAAGGCTTTCTACCTAAAAGCTACGAAAGATAAAACCTTAAATAATTACAATACAGTAAATTTGCAATTTGGGAGTCAAGTTGTGTGTACAAAAGCATAA
- the murC gene encoding UDP-N-acetylmuramate--L-alanine ligase, whose translation MNLNTIHNVYFIGIGGIGMSAIARYFKASGKQVSGYDKTQTDITTSLEGLGIAVHFEDAIVNIEDQYLNPESTVVVYTPAVPKSHSELRYFKDHGFKVLKRSEILGLITEHTFCLAVAGTHGKTTTTSILGHLLNECDIELTAFLGGISENYNSNLILNGDQVSVVEADEFDRSFLTLSPDMACITSMDADHLDIYGDASELIKTFADFSKKLKPNGKLFVKNGLPLKGITYGIEDDADYSAQNIRIENGVYVFDVKTPETVLKDFRFNLPGRHNLSNALVALAMSLEYGVSASKLAKALTSYLGVKRRFTYQIKTDELVFIDDYAHHPEEINAVRQAVREMYPNDKVVAVFQPHLFSRTKDFTEEFAKSLSQFDEVILLDIYPARELPIEGVTSEWLLSLIENDNKKLVSKAALVDTIKQSEAKIVLTIGAGDIGAEVSKIKKGLLNED comes from the coding sequence ATGAATTTAAATACTATACATAACGTTTATTTTATTGGCATCGGAGGTATCGGTATGTCTGCTATTGCGCGCTATTTTAAAGCTAGTGGTAAGCAGGTGTCTGGTTATGATAAGACGCAAACAGATATTACTACTAGTTTAGAGGGATTAGGTATAGCTGTGCATTTTGAGGATGCAATAGTTAACATTGAAGATCAATATTTAAACCCAGAAAGTACAGTAGTAGTTTATACGCCTGCAGTGCCTAAAAGTCATTCGGAACTACGCTATTTTAAAGATCACGGTTTTAAAGTGTTAAAACGTTCTGAGATTTTAGGATTGATAACAGAGCATACATTTTGTTTAGCAGTCGCTGGAACACATGGTAAAACAACGACGACCAGTATTTTGGGTCATTTGTTAAATGAATGTGATATTGAGTTAACTGCTTTTTTAGGTGGTATTAGCGAGAATTATAATTCTAATTTAATACTTAACGGAGATCAGGTTAGCGTGGTAGAGGCTGACGAGTTTGATCGTTCGTTCTTGACTTTAAGTCCCGATATGGCTTGTATCACATCTATGGATGCAGATCATTTAGATATTTATGGTGATGCTTCAGAATTAATAAAAACCTTTGCGGATTTTTCTAAAAAATTAAAACCTAATGGGAAGCTATTCGTTAAAAACGGGTTGCCTTTAAAAGGAATTACTTACGGAATAGAAGATGATGCAGATTATTCTGCTCAAAATATAAGAATAGAAAACGGGGTGTATGTTTTTGATGTCAAAACGCCAGAAACAGTATTGAAAGATTTTAGATTTAATCTGCCAGGGCGGCATAATTTATCTAATGCGTTAGTCGCTTTAGCAATGTCTTTAGAGTATGGTGTTTCTGCTTCAAAATTAGCAAAAGCATTGACGTCCTATTTAGGCGTGAAACGTCGATTTACTTATCAAATTAAAACGGATGAGTTAGTGTTTATTGATGACTACGCGCATCATCCTGAGGAGATTAATGCGGTGCGTCAAGCGGTAAGAGAAATGTATCCAAATGATAAGGTTGTTGCTGTTTTTCAGCCACATTTATTTTCTAGAACAAAGGATTTTACTGAGGAGTTTGCAAAAAGTTTATCACAGTTTGATGAAGTTATCTTATTGGATATCTATCCCGCAAGAGAATTACCTATAGAAGGAGTGACATCGGAATGGTTATTGAGCTTAATTGAAAATGATAACAAAAAATTAGTATCAAAAGCGGCACTAGTAGATACTATAAAACAAAGTGAAGCAAAAATTGTTTTAACAATAGGTGCGGGTGATATTGGAGCAGAAGTTTCAAAAATAAAAAAAGGATTGCTTAATGAAGATTAA